In Terriglobia bacterium, the sequence GCGCCACACGGTGGACATACTCGGCATGCTCAAGGACAAGACCAAGGGAAACCTCGCCCCTGAGGAAGAGCAGCTCCTGGAGAGCGTGCTCTATGAAGTGCGCATGAAATATATGGCCAAGATCAACAAGATCAAATTGCCGTAGAGAGGTACATGAAGGTAGTCTTTCGCTTGGAGGATCTTCCCCTCGATTTTCCCCGCCCCGTGGCGACGATCGGCAACTTCGACGGTGTGCATCTCGGACACGAGCAGCTTCTGCGCGACCTCGTCGAACGCGCGGAGCGCATCCGGGGTACGCCCGCCGTGGTGACGTTTCACCCGCATCCGTTGCAGGTGCTGGCGCCGAACAACGCTCCCAGGCAGATTCAGACGCTCCACCAGAAACTGGCGACCATGGAGAAACTCGGGATCCGCCTGGTTGTGGTGATACCTTTCACGCGCGAGTTCGCCCTCACCAGCGCGCGCGACTTCGCCCTCGGGATCCTCTGGGAGAAACTCAGGATCCAGGAAATCCATGTCGGTCCCAATTTCGCTTTCGGACACCGCCGTGAGGGGAGCTTCAATCTGTTGAAAGAAATCGGCACAGAAAAGGGCTTTTTTGTGGGCAGGATCCACCAGGTCCAGTTTCGCGGCAACCGCGTGTCGAGCACCGCCGTGCGGCAGGCCCTGGTCGCCGGCCAAGTTGCCCTGGCGCGACGGATGCTCGGCCGCCCCTTTTCACTCGAGGGGGAAATCGTTCACGGGGCCGCCATCGGCACGGGCATCAGCGTGCCGACCGCGAACCTGCGCACGTCGAATGAACTGATCCCTCGCGACGGCGTTTATGTGGTGCTCGTCACGCTGGAAGGGCGGCGTCACCGCGGAGTCACGAACATCGGGGTGCGTCCCACGGTAACCTCCGAAGGATCTGTTGCGGAGCCGACCATTGAAACCCACCTCCTCGATTTCAAGCGGGATCTCTACGGCAGTGAAGTCACGATCGAGCTGCTCCTGTATTTGCGTGAGGAACGGCGCTTTGACAACAAGCAGGCGCTCGTGGCCCAGATTCGCAGAGACATCGCG encodes:
- a CDS encoding bifunctional riboflavin kinase/FAD synthetase, which produces MKVVFRLEDLPLDFPRPVATIGNFDGVHLGHEQLLRDLVERAERIRGTPAVVTFHPHPLQVLAPNNAPRQIQTLHQKLATMEKLGIRLVVVIPFTREFALTSARDFALGILWEKLRIQEIHVGPNFAFGHRREGSFNLLKEIGTEKGFFVGRIHQVQFRGNRVSSTAVRQALVAGQVALARRMLGRPFSLEGEIVHGAAIGTGISVPTANLRTSNELIPRDGVYVVLVTLEGRRHRGVTNIGVRPTVTSEGSVAEPTIETHLLDFKRDLYGSEVTIELLLYLREERRFDNKQALVAQIRRDIARARRYLRWFERAAPARWTGNID